GAGACAGCAAGCTAATGCTTTGCAAAAGGAACTGGAAAAAATTATTGAAACTTTGGAAAAAAATGGTTGGTCAGTTTCTGTTACAGGAGACCAAAAAATAAGATATATTAAAAAAGACGGTGAAGATTTACAAGTTTTGGTTGATCTTATAAATGAGGCTATGAAAAAAGTTCAAAAAGAATC
This bacterium DNA region includes the following protein-coding sequences:
- a CDS encoding YbaB/EbfC family nucleoid-associated protein, with protein sequence MFDKFKQLGELNKMRQQANALQKELEKIIETLEKNGWSVSVTGDQKIRYIKKDGEDLQVLVDLINEAMKKVQKESAKKMMEMGGGLSGLLGGLGK